A stretch of Babylonia areolata isolate BAREFJ2019XMU chromosome 23, ASM4173473v1, whole genome shotgun sequence DNA encodes these proteins:
- the LOC143298057 gene encoding IST1 homolog: protein MFKSGPNYSKLKTNLRLTINRLKLLEKKKTELALKARKEIADYISAGKEDRARIRVEHIIREDYLVEAMELLEMYCDLLLARFGLIQTQKELDPGLEEAIASLIWATPRLQADIMEFKPITEEFSAKYGKEFAQACRSNSLSNVSEKVLHKLSVQAPPKTLVEQYMVEIAKSYSVPFEPDASLMGQDEIMMAENLLIDFGAERNGKGGGGPSGGLGVMQPVPSSQAPYPAAGAVPPPLPSAPPSALPSHTPFSPPQAPPPVAGGLPAYPGPHHYQPPPPTQMSDRPPDFNDLYTDGGPPSVQPPPSAAYMNLPVRPAGPPPKMDDTFPDLPTVPTNSLPESRTLGDNSAGGEDVDFDDLTRRFEALKKRK from the exons ATGTTTAAGAGTGGTCCGAATTACAGTAAACTGAAAACCAATTTACGGCTGACAATTAATCGGCTGAAACtgttggaaaagaagaaaactgagctGGCCCTGAAAGCGAGAAAGGAGATAGCTGATTACATTAGCGCAGGGAAAGAAGACCGTGCAAGAATCAGAGTGGAGCATATTATTCGCGAGGACTATCTCGTTGAAGCCATGGAACTGCTGGAAATGTACTGTGACCTTCTGTTGGCGAGGTTCGGGCTGATCCAAACTCAGAA AGAGCTGGACCCAGGACTGGAGGAAGCCATCGCCAGCCTGATCTGGGCCACGCCTCGCCTGCAGGCGGACATCATGGAGTTCAAACCCATCACTGAAGAGTTCTCTGCCAAGTACGGCAAAGAGTTCGCTCAGGCGTGTCGGTCCAACTCGCTGAGCAACGTCAGCGAGAAAGTCTTGCACAAGCTGTCAGTGCAAGCTCCGCCCAAGACGCTGGTGGAACAGTACATGGTGGAGATCGCCAAGTCTTACAGCGTGCCCTTCGAGCCCGATGCCTCCCTCATGGGGCAGGATGAGATCATGATGGCCGAGAATCTGCTGATTGACTTTGGGGCGGAGAGAAACGGGAAAGGTGGTGGAGGGCCGAGTGGTGGTTTGGGCGTCATGCAGCCGGTGCCCTCGTCACAG GCCCCGTACCCAGCAGCAGGcgcagtccccccacccctccccagcgccccaccctccgccctccccagccacacccctttctctccccctcaagCCCCTCCTCCTGTTGCCGGAGGTCTGCCGGCCTACCCGGGCCCCCACCActaccagccccctccccccacccagatGTCGGACCGCCCCCCTGACTTCAACGATCTCTACACCGATGGTGGCCCCCCATCAGTGCAACCTCCGCCTTCGGCAGCGTACATGAACTTACCTGTGCGTCCTGCGGGTCCCCCACCCAAGATGGACGACACCTTCCCCGACCTCCCCACCGTGCCCACTAACAGTCTGCCTGAGTCACGCACCTTGGGAGACAACTCTGCAGGAGGGGAGGATGTGGACTTCGATGACCTGACGCGGCGGTTTGAGGcgctgaagaagaggaagtga